From a single bacterium genomic region:
- a CDS encoding GxxExxY protein has protein sequence MESIYHNALKVEFARQNIIFESEKEVKIFYQGVEVGIH, from the coding sequence CTGGAGAGCATCTATCACAATGCCTTGAAGGTTGAGTTTGCAAGACAGAACATCATCTTTGAATCAGAAAAAGAAGTCAAGATATTCTATCAAGGTGTTGAGGTTGGGATTCATAG